Within the bacterium genome, the region CATTGGATTGTCATAACACATATTAATTTCTTCAATAATCACTCCCTTTTCTCTTTGAATTTCTTTTTCTGGTAAAAGAGAATTCAAATAGATATCTGAAACCCAATCTAAAGCCAAATCTAAATGAGAAGCTTCTACTTTGGCAAAATAACCAGTGTATTCCTCGGAGGTAAAGGCATTATAAATTCCGCCGATTTTGTCTAAGGTTTCCGAAATCGCCTGAACATTTGGTCTTTTTTTTGTTCCTTTAAAAAGCATGTGTTCTAAAAAGTGGGAAATGCCATTAATTTCTTTTCTTTCATATTTTGAACCGCTGCCAACCAATACTAAAACCGTCACTGCCTGAGTGCTTTTTTGAGGAACAGTAATAATCCGAAGACCATTTTTAAGAGTGATCTTTCTATACATCGAAATATAGTACTTTTTTTACAAGACTACTACCCACTCCCACC harbors:
- a CDS encoding pitrilysin family protein — encoded protein: MYRKITLKNGLRIITVPQKSTQAVTVLVLVGSGSKYERKEINGISHFLEHMLFKGTKKRPNVQAISETLDKIGGIYNAFTSEEYTGYFAKVEASHLDLALDWVSDIYLNSLLPEKEIQREKGVIIEEINMCYDNPMSYVRILWPKLLYGDQPAGWDVTGTKESVAKISREDLQDYMKNQYVAKNTLI